In Chaetodon trifascialis isolate fChaTrf1 chromosome 2, fChaTrf1.hap1, whole genome shotgun sequence, one DNA window encodes the following:
- the LOC139342674 gene encoding ribosomal protein S6 kinase beta-2-like, translating into MAGVFDIDLETEDISDIEDDVCDFTVAEPENVQTEEVELTSESVNRDSERVGPDCFELLTVLGKGAYGKVFQVRKVQGAQTGKIFAMKVLKKAKIVCNAKDTAHTRAEREILETVRHPFIVDLLYAFQTGGKLYLILECLSGGELFMQLEKEGIFMEDTACFYLGEITLALGHLHSNGIIYRDLKPENIMLNHQGHIKLTDFGLCKESIHDGTVTHTFCGTIEYMAPEILTRSGHNRAVDWWSLGALMYDMMTGSPPFTGENRKKTIDKILKCKLNLPPYLTIDGRDLIKKLLKKNPAQRLGSSKADCADIQKHPFFRHINWDDLLNKRVEPPYKPQLQSDEDVSQFDTRFTRQTPVDSPDDTSLSHSAELAFAGFTYVAPSVLESLKEGFSFEPRTRPVRRHNSSPRTPISPLKFSPAGPFKSSIDGEPDLFSPVISPAAPVPVSLENGAASQPIRTPARNKKQKGHRR; encoded by the exons ATGGCAGGTGTGTTTGACATAGACTTGGAGACTGAAGACATCAGTGATATAGAG GATGATGTTTGTGATTTCACTGTGGCAGAACCAGAGAA TGTTCAgacggaggaggtggagttgacCAGTGAAAGTGTcaacagagacagtgagagagtaGGACCTGACTGCTTTGAGCTTCTTACTGTGCTGGGAAAAGGAGCCTAtggcaag GTTTTCCAGGTGAGAAAGGTTCAAGGTGctcaaacaggaaaaatattCGCCATGAAGGTCCTGAAAAAG GCTAAGATCGTATGTAATGCTAAAGACACGGCCCATACACGAGCAGAGCGGGAGATCCTGGAGACAGTGAGACACCCGTTCATCGTGGATCTGCTCTATGCCTTCCAGACTGGGGGAAAACTCTACCTCATACTGGAGTGTCTGAGTG GAGGGGAATTGTTCATGCAGTTAGAGAAAGAAGGCATCTTCATGGAGGACACTGCTTG tTTCTACCTAGGAGAGATCACATTGGCCCTAGGTCACCTCCATTCAAATGGGATTATTTACAGAGACCTCAAACCTGAAAACATCATGCTCAACCACCAAG gacACATCAAGCTAACTGACTTTGGCCTCTGCAAGGAATCAATTCACGATGGAACTGTTACACACACCTTTTGTGGCACCATAGAGTACAT GGCTCCAGAGATCTTGACCAGGTCAGGTCACAACAGAGCAGTAGACTGGTGGAGCCTGGGGGCCCTGATGTACGATATGATGACTGGATCA CCTCCGTTCACAggtgaaaacaggaagaagaccATCGATAAGATATTGAAGTGTAAACTCAATCTGCCCCCATATCTGACCATTGATGGCAGGGACCTCATCAAGAAG ctGTTGAAGAAGAATCCAGCCCAAAGACTTGGCTCCAGTAAAGCAGACTGTGCTGATATCCAG AAACATCCGTTCTTCAGACACATCAACTGGGATGACCTGCTGAACAAGAGAGTGGAGCCGCCATACAAGCCACAGTTG cAGTCGGACGAAGATGTGAGCCAGTTTGACACCAGATTTACGAGACAGACACCAGTGGACAGTCCAGACGATACGTCACTCAGCCACAGTGCAGAGCTCGCTTTTGCT GGTTTCACCTACGTTGCTCCATCGGTCCTAGAAAGTCTAAAGGAAGGCTTTTCATTTGAACCTCGAACACGACCTGTACGGCGACACAACAGCAGCCCACGCACacccatcag TCCTCTGAAATTTTCCCCAGCTGGACCCTTCAAGTCCAGTATCGATGGAGAACCAGACCTTTTCTCTCCAGTCATTTCACCAGCAGCTCCAGTTCCTGTATCACTGGAAAATGGAGCTGccagtcagccaatcaggacgCCTGCAAGGAACAAGAAGCAGAAAGGGCATCGGAGATGA